A genomic stretch from Prionailurus bengalensis isolate Pbe53 chromosome E2, Fcat_Pben_1.1_paternal_pri, whole genome shotgun sequence includes:
- the KASH5 gene encoding protein KASH5 isoform X5: MRGVPVAGALGADDPLPVPPSDGGRLLVSPAAVERPGWPMDVPEGRAGGPAAKMYLWDQLEEGSLGTLLSLEEQILNSTFEACDPQRTGIVTVTHVLAYLEAVTGRGSQDARLQTLACNLDPNGEGPQATVDLDTFLVVMRDWIAACQLDGGLELEEETAFEGALTSQQPPSGCPEAEEPANLESFGGEDPRPELPATADLLSSLEDLELSNRRLAGENAKLQRSVETAEEGSARLGEEIAALRKQLRSTQQALQCAKAVDEELEDLKTLAKSLEEQNRSLLAQARQTEKEQQHLVAEMETLQEENGKLLAERDGVKRRSEELATEKDALKRTQHAESLAKTLEEYRTMTQELRLEISHLEEQLSQIHEGPDELPEGAQVRRAGWTQALPPSLGVEIQAIRQKQEVADSALSSPLCGVWQWEEVIIETETDEEAEFPPEAPAGAERNFQGEPAHPQGGRKEQSMWLPRRQEEEEAETQVRANLPIPLGDPHPGDIPGSLPESSPAKPDLQRALVPVVKELVPVSRPDWGQLCLAPLHPQPLRVTRHPLIPAPVLGLLLLLLLSVLLLGQSPPPTWPHLQLCYLQPPPV, translated from the exons TGTATCTCTGGGACCAgctggaggaggggagcctggggacgCTGCTGAGCTTAGAGGAGCAAATACTCAACTCGACGTTCGAAGCTTGTGACCCCCAGAGGACAG GTATCGTGACTGTGACCCACGTACTAGCCTACCTGGAGGCTGTGACAGGACGGGGCTCCCAGGATGCACGCCTCCAAACACTGGCCTGCAACCTGGACCCCAATGGAGAGGGCCCTCAGGCCACTGTGGACTTGGACACCTTCCTGGTTGTCATGCGGGATTGGATTGCTGCCTGTCAGTTGGATGG GGGATTAGAGCTGGAAGAGGAGACAGCCTTCGAGGGGGCCCTGACCTCCCAGCAACCGCCATCTG GATGCCCAGAAGCTGAGGAGCCAGCCAACCTGGAGAGCTTTGGAGGCGAAGACCCCAGACCTGAGCT gcCCGCCACAGCTGACCTGCTGAGCAGCCTGGAGGACCTGGAGCTCAGCAACCGCAGGCTGGCCGGGGAGAACGCTAAGCTCCAGCGCAGCGTGGAGACAGCGGAGGAGGGATCTGCACGCCTCGGGGAGGAGATTGCAGCCCTGCGCAAGCAGCTTCGCAG tacccagcaggctctgcagtgtgcCAAGGCTGTGGATGAGGAGCTGGAGGATCTGAAGACTCTGGCCAAGAGCCTGGAGGAGCAGAATCGCAGCCTCCTGGCCCAGGCCCGACAGACG GAAAAGGAACAGCAGCATCTGGTGGCCGAGATGGAGACTCTGCAGGAGGAG AACGGGAAACTACTGGCTGAGCGGGACGGAGTGAAGAGGAGAAGTGAGGAGCTGGCCACAGAAAAGGACGCTTTGAAG CGTACTCAACATGCAGAGAGTCTGGCCAAGACCTTGGAGGAGTACAGAACGATGACTCAG GAACTGAGGCTGGAAATCTCACACCTGGAGGAGCAGCTGAGTCAGATCCATGAGGGGCCGGATGA GCTACCGGAAGGGGCCCAGGTGAGAAGAGCGGGCTGGACCCAGGCGCTGCCCCCGTCACTGGGCGTGGAGATCCAGGCCATTCGGCAG AAACAAGAAGTGGCAGACTCCGCTCTCTCCAGCCCTCTCTGTGGAGTGTGGCAGTGGGAGGAGGTCATCATCGAGACTGAGACAGACGAGGAAGCTGAGTTTCCACCTGAAGCCCCAGCTGGGGCAGag AGAAACTTCCAGGGAGAGCCAGCGCACCctcaaggaggaaggaaggagcaatCGATGTG GTTACCCAGaagacaggaagaggaggaagcagagacccAGGTCAGG GCCAATCTCCCCATCCCTCTGGGAGACCCTCACCCTGGAGAcattccaggaagccttcctgagaG CAGCCCTGCCAAGCCAGATCTGCAGCGAGCCCTGGTGCCTGTGGTGAAAGAGCTGGTCCCAGTCAGCAGGCCGGACTGGGGCCAGCTCTGCCTAgcccccctgcacccccagccGCTCAG GGTCACCCGGCACCCGCTGATCCCCGCTCCAgtcctggggctgctgctgctgctgcttctctctgtcttgctGCTGGGCCAGTCCCCACCTCCGACCTGGCCCCACCTTCAGCTCTGCTACCTTCAGCCGCCCCCAGTGTGA
- the KASH5 gene encoding protein KASH5 isoform X4 translates to MRGVPVAGALGADDPLPVPPSDGGRLLVSPAAVERPGWPMDVPEGRAGGPAAKMYLWDQLEEGSLGTLLSLEEQILNSTFEACDPQRTGIVTVTHVLAYLEAVTGRGSQDARLQTLACNLDPNGEGPQATVDLDTFLVVMRDWIAACQLDGGLELEEETAFEGALTSQQPPSGCPEAEEPANLESFGGEDPRPELPATADLLSSLEDLELSNRRLAGENAKLQRSVETAEEGSARLGEEIAALRKQLRSTQQALQCAKAVDEELEDLKTLAKSLEEQNRSLLAQARQTEKEQQHLVAEMETLQEENGKLLAERDGVKRRSEELATEKDALKRQLFECERLICQRDAVLSERTQHAESLAKTLEEYRTMTQELRLEISHLEEQLSQIHEGPDELPEGAQVRRAGWTQALPPSLGVEIQAIRQKQEVADSALSSPLCGVWQWEEVIIETETDEEAEFPPEAPAGAERNFQGEPAHPQGGRKEQSMWLPRRQEEEEAETQVRANLPIPLGDPHPGDIPGSLPESPAKPDLQRALVPVVKELVPVSRPDWGQLCLAPLHPQPLRVTRHPLIPAPVLGLLLLLLLSVLLLGQSPPPTWPHLQLCYLQPPPV, encoded by the exons TGTATCTCTGGGACCAgctggaggaggggagcctggggacgCTGCTGAGCTTAGAGGAGCAAATACTCAACTCGACGTTCGAAGCTTGTGACCCCCAGAGGACAG GTATCGTGACTGTGACCCACGTACTAGCCTACCTGGAGGCTGTGACAGGACGGGGCTCCCAGGATGCACGCCTCCAAACACTGGCCTGCAACCTGGACCCCAATGGAGAGGGCCCTCAGGCCACTGTGGACTTGGACACCTTCCTGGTTGTCATGCGGGATTGGATTGCTGCCTGTCAGTTGGATGG GGGATTAGAGCTGGAAGAGGAGACAGCCTTCGAGGGGGCCCTGACCTCCCAGCAACCGCCATCTG GATGCCCAGAAGCTGAGGAGCCAGCCAACCTGGAGAGCTTTGGAGGCGAAGACCCCAGACCTGAGCT gcCCGCCACAGCTGACCTGCTGAGCAGCCTGGAGGACCTGGAGCTCAGCAACCGCAGGCTGGCCGGGGAGAACGCTAAGCTCCAGCGCAGCGTGGAGACAGCGGAGGAGGGATCTGCACGCCTCGGGGAGGAGATTGCAGCCCTGCGCAAGCAGCTTCGCAG tacccagcaggctctgcagtgtgcCAAGGCTGTGGATGAGGAGCTGGAGGATCTGAAGACTCTGGCCAAGAGCCTGGAGGAGCAGAATCGCAGCCTCCTGGCCCAGGCCCGACAGACG GAAAAGGAACAGCAGCATCTGGTGGCCGAGATGGAGACTCTGCAGGAGGAG AACGGGAAACTACTGGCTGAGCGGGACGGAGTGAAGAGGAGAAGTGAGGAGCTGGCCACAGAAAAGGACGCTTTGAAG CGGCAGCTCTTTGAGTGTGAACGCCTCATTTGCCAACGAGATGCTGTCCTCTCTGAG CGTACTCAACATGCAGAGAGTCTGGCCAAGACCTTGGAGGAGTACAGAACGATGACTCAG GAACTGAGGCTGGAAATCTCACACCTGGAGGAGCAGCTGAGTCAGATCCATGAGGGGCCGGATGA GCTACCGGAAGGGGCCCAGGTGAGAAGAGCGGGCTGGACCCAGGCGCTGCCCCCGTCACTGGGCGTGGAGATCCAGGCCATTCGGCAG AAACAAGAAGTGGCAGACTCCGCTCTCTCCAGCCCTCTCTGTGGAGTGTGGCAGTGGGAGGAGGTCATCATCGAGACTGAGACAGACGAGGAAGCTGAGTTTCCACCTGAAGCCCCAGCTGGGGCAGag AGAAACTTCCAGGGAGAGCCAGCGCACCctcaaggaggaaggaaggagcaatCGATGTG GTTACCCAGaagacaggaagaggaggaagcagagacccAGGTCAGG GCCAATCTCCCCATCCCTCTGGGAGACCCTCACCCTGGAGAcattccaggaagccttcctgagaG CCCTGCCAAGCCAGATCTGCAGCGAGCCCTGGTGCCTGTGGTGAAAGAGCTGGTCCCAGTCAGCAGGCCGGACTGGGGCCAGCTCTGCCTAgcccccctgcacccccagccGCTCAG GGTCACCCGGCACCCGCTGATCCCCGCTCCAgtcctggggctgctgctgctgctgcttctctctgtcttgctGCTGGGCCAGTCCCCACCTCCGACCTGGCCCCACCTTCAGCTCTGCTACCTTCAGCCGCCCCCAGTGTGA
- the KASH5 gene encoding protein KASH5 isoform X3, with protein MRGVPVAGALGADDPLPVPPSDGGRLLVSPAAVERPGWPMDVPEGRAGGPAAKMYLWDQLEEGSLGTLLSLEEQILNSTFEACDPQRTGIVTVTHVLAYLEAVTGRGSQDARLQTLACNLDPNGEGPQATVDLDTFLVVMRDWIAACQLDGGLELEEETAFEGALTSQQPPSGCPEAEEPANLESFGGEDPRPELPATADLLSSLEDLELSNRRLAGENAKLQRSVETAEEGSARLGEEIAALRKQLRSTQQALQCAKAVDEELEDLKTLAKSLEEQNRSLLAQARQTEKEQQHLVAEMETLQEENGKLLAERDGVKRRSEELATEKDALKRQLFECERLICQRDAVLSERTQHAESLAKTLEEYRTMTQELRLEISHLEEQLSQIHEGPDELPEGAQVRRAGWTQALPPSLGVEIQAIRQKQEVADSALSSPLCGVWQWEEVIIETETDEEAEFPPEAPAGAERNFQGEPAHPQGGRKEQSMWLPRRQEEEEAETQVRANLPIPLGDPHPGDIPGSLPESSPAKPDLQRALVPVVKELVPVSRPDWGQLCLAPLHPQPLRVTRHPLIPAPVLGLLLLLLLSVLLLGQSPPPTWPHLQLCYLQPPPV; from the exons TGTATCTCTGGGACCAgctggaggaggggagcctggggacgCTGCTGAGCTTAGAGGAGCAAATACTCAACTCGACGTTCGAAGCTTGTGACCCCCAGAGGACAG GTATCGTGACTGTGACCCACGTACTAGCCTACCTGGAGGCTGTGACAGGACGGGGCTCCCAGGATGCACGCCTCCAAACACTGGCCTGCAACCTGGACCCCAATGGAGAGGGCCCTCAGGCCACTGTGGACTTGGACACCTTCCTGGTTGTCATGCGGGATTGGATTGCTGCCTGTCAGTTGGATGG GGGATTAGAGCTGGAAGAGGAGACAGCCTTCGAGGGGGCCCTGACCTCCCAGCAACCGCCATCTG GATGCCCAGAAGCTGAGGAGCCAGCCAACCTGGAGAGCTTTGGAGGCGAAGACCCCAGACCTGAGCT gcCCGCCACAGCTGACCTGCTGAGCAGCCTGGAGGACCTGGAGCTCAGCAACCGCAGGCTGGCCGGGGAGAACGCTAAGCTCCAGCGCAGCGTGGAGACAGCGGAGGAGGGATCTGCACGCCTCGGGGAGGAGATTGCAGCCCTGCGCAAGCAGCTTCGCAG tacccagcaggctctgcagtgtgcCAAGGCTGTGGATGAGGAGCTGGAGGATCTGAAGACTCTGGCCAAGAGCCTGGAGGAGCAGAATCGCAGCCTCCTGGCCCAGGCCCGACAGACG GAAAAGGAACAGCAGCATCTGGTGGCCGAGATGGAGACTCTGCAGGAGGAG AACGGGAAACTACTGGCTGAGCGGGACGGAGTGAAGAGGAGAAGTGAGGAGCTGGCCACAGAAAAGGACGCTTTGAAG CGGCAGCTCTTTGAGTGTGAACGCCTCATTTGCCAACGAGATGCTGTCCTCTCTGAG CGTACTCAACATGCAGAGAGTCTGGCCAAGACCTTGGAGGAGTACAGAACGATGACTCAG GAACTGAGGCTGGAAATCTCACACCTGGAGGAGCAGCTGAGTCAGATCCATGAGGGGCCGGATGA GCTACCGGAAGGGGCCCAGGTGAGAAGAGCGGGCTGGACCCAGGCGCTGCCCCCGTCACTGGGCGTGGAGATCCAGGCCATTCGGCAG AAACAAGAAGTGGCAGACTCCGCTCTCTCCAGCCCTCTCTGTGGAGTGTGGCAGTGGGAGGAGGTCATCATCGAGACTGAGACAGACGAGGAAGCTGAGTTTCCACCTGAAGCCCCAGCTGGGGCAGag AGAAACTTCCAGGGAGAGCCAGCGCACCctcaaggaggaaggaaggagcaatCGATGTG GTTACCCAGaagacaggaagaggaggaagcagagacccAGGTCAGG GCCAATCTCCCCATCCCTCTGGGAGACCCTCACCCTGGAGAcattccaggaagccttcctgagaG CAGCCCTGCCAAGCCAGATCTGCAGCGAGCCCTGGTGCCTGTGGTGAAAGAGCTGGTCCCAGTCAGCAGGCCGGACTGGGGCCAGCTCTGCCTAgcccccctgcacccccagccGCTCAG GGTCACCCGGCACCCGCTGATCCCCGCTCCAgtcctggggctgctgctgctgctgcttctctctgtcttgctGCTGGGCCAGTCCCCACCTCCGACCTGGCCCCACCTTCAGCTCTGCTACCTTCAGCCGCCCCCAGTGTGA
- the KASH5 gene encoding protein KASH5 isoform X2 — MDVPEGRAGGPAAKMYLWDQLEEGSLGTLLSLEEQILNSTFEACDPQRTGIVTVTHVLAYLEAVTGRGSQDARLQTLACNLDPNGEGPQATVDLDTFLVVMRDWIAACQLDGGLELEEETAFEGALTSQQPPSGCPEAEEPANLESFGGEDPRPELYLFSPPLPSSLHVIGLGVLREWVRDGGRGAVLMAPGERGSLSCFSLSRRTSCPHHPLPNLGKEVGAVASDLPLPDPRPATADLLSSLEDLELSNRRLAGENAKLQRSVETAEEGSARLGEEIAALRKQLRSTQQALQCAKAVDEELEDLKTLAKSLEEQNRSLLAQARQTEKEQQHLVAEMETLQEENGKLLAERDGVKRRSEELATEKDALKRQLFECERLICQRDAVLSERTQHAESLAKTLEEYRTMTQELRLEISHLEEQLSQIHEGPDELPEGAQVRRAGWTQALPPSLGVEIQAIRQKQEVADSALSSPLCGVWQWEEVIIETETDEEAEFPPEAPAGAERNFQGEPAHPQGGRKEQSMWLPRRQEEEEAETQVRANLPIPLGDPHPGDIPGSLPESPAKPDLQRALVPVVKELVPVSRPDWGQLCLAPLHPQPLRVTRHPLIPAPVLGLLLLLLLSVLLLGQSPPPTWPHLQLCYLQPPPV; from the exons TGTATCTCTGGGACCAgctggaggaggggagcctggggacgCTGCTGAGCTTAGAGGAGCAAATACTCAACTCGACGTTCGAAGCTTGTGACCCCCAGAGGACAG GTATCGTGACTGTGACCCACGTACTAGCCTACCTGGAGGCTGTGACAGGACGGGGCTCCCAGGATGCACGCCTCCAAACACTGGCCTGCAACCTGGACCCCAATGGAGAGGGCCCTCAGGCCACTGTGGACTTGGACACCTTCCTGGTTGTCATGCGGGATTGGATTGCTGCCTGTCAGTTGGATGG GGGATTAGAGCTGGAAGAGGAGACAGCCTTCGAGGGGGCCCTGACCTCCCAGCAACCGCCATCTG GATGCCCAGAAGCTGAGGAGCCAGCCAACCTGGAGAGCTTTGGAGGCGAAGACCCCAGACCTGAGCTGTACCTATTCTCTCCCCCGCTGCCCTCCAGCCTCCATGTCATAGGGCTTGGGGTCCTTCGGgagtgggtgagggatggggggaggggtgctgtgcTGATGGCTCCAGGAGAGCGGGGCAGTctgtcctgtttctctctctccagaagaACCTCatgtccccaccaccccctccccaacctgggAAAGGAGGTCGGAGCTGTGGCCAGTGacctgcccctccctgaccccaggcCCGCCACAGCTGACCTGCTGAGCAGCCTGGAGGACCTGGAGCTCAGCAACCGCAGGCTGGCCGGGGAGAACGCTAAGCTCCAGCGCAGCGTGGAGACAGCGGAGGAGGGATCTGCACGCCTCGGGGAGGAGATTGCAGCCCTGCGCAAGCAGCTTCGCAG tacccagcaggctctgcagtgtgcCAAGGCTGTGGATGAGGAGCTGGAGGATCTGAAGACTCTGGCCAAGAGCCTGGAGGAGCAGAATCGCAGCCTCCTGGCCCAGGCCCGACAGACG GAAAAGGAACAGCAGCATCTGGTGGCCGAGATGGAGACTCTGCAGGAGGAG AACGGGAAACTACTGGCTGAGCGGGACGGAGTGAAGAGGAGAAGTGAGGAGCTGGCCACAGAAAAGGACGCTTTGAAG CGGCAGCTCTTTGAGTGTGAACGCCTCATTTGCCAACGAGATGCTGTCCTCTCTGAG CGTACTCAACATGCAGAGAGTCTGGCCAAGACCTTGGAGGAGTACAGAACGATGACTCAG GAACTGAGGCTGGAAATCTCACACCTGGAGGAGCAGCTGAGTCAGATCCATGAGGGGCCGGATGA GCTACCGGAAGGGGCCCAGGTGAGAAGAGCGGGCTGGACCCAGGCGCTGCCCCCGTCACTGGGCGTGGAGATCCAGGCCATTCGGCAG AAACAAGAAGTGGCAGACTCCGCTCTCTCCAGCCCTCTCTGTGGAGTGTGGCAGTGGGAGGAGGTCATCATCGAGACTGAGACAGACGAGGAAGCTGAGTTTCCACCTGAAGCCCCAGCTGGGGCAGag AGAAACTTCCAGGGAGAGCCAGCGCACCctcaaggaggaaggaaggagcaatCGATGTG GTTACCCAGaagacaggaagaggaggaagcagagacccAGGTCAGG GCCAATCTCCCCATCCCTCTGGGAGACCCTCACCCTGGAGAcattccaggaagccttcctgagaG CCCTGCCAAGCCAGATCTGCAGCGAGCCCTGGTGCCTGTGGTGAAAGAGCTGGTCCCAGTCAGCAGGCCGGACTGGGGCCAGCTCTGCCTAgcccccctgcacccccagccGCTCAG GGTCACCCGGCACCCGCTGATCCCCGCTCCAgtcctggggctgctgctgctgctgcttctctctgtcttgctGCTGGGCCAGTCCCCACCTCCGACCTGGCCCCACCTTCAGCTCTGCTACCTTCAGCCGCCCCCAGTGTGA
- the KASH5 gene encoding protein KASH5 isoform X1 — protein sequence MRGVPVAGALGADDPLPVPPSDGGRLLVSPAAVERPGWPMDVPEGRAGGPAAKMYLWDQLEEGSLGTLLSLEEQILNSTFEACDPQRTGIVTVTHVLAYLEAVTGRGSQDARLQTLACNLDPNGEGPQATVDLDTFLVVMRDWIAACQLDGGLELEEETAFEGALTSQQPPSGCPEAEEPANLESFGGEDPRPELYLFSPPLPSSLHVIGLGVLREWVRDGGRGAVLMAPGERGSLSCFSLSRRTSCPHHPLPNLGKEVGAVASDLPLPDPRPATADLLSSLEDLELSNRRLAGENAKLQRSVETAEEGSARLGEEIAALRKQLRSTQQALQCAKAVDEELEDLKTLAKSLEEQNRSLLAQARQTEKEQQHLVAEMETLQEENGKLLAERDGVKRRSEELATEKDALKRQLFECERLICQRDAVLSERTQHAESLAKTLEEYRTMTQELRLEISHLEEQLSQIHEGPDELPEGAQVRRAGWTQALPPSLGVEIQAIRQKQEVADSALSSPLCGVWQWEEVIIETETDEEAEFPPEAPAGAERNFQGEPAHPQGGRKEQSMWLPRRQEEEEAETQVRANLPIPLGDPHPGDIPGSLPESPAKPDLQRALVPVVKELVPVSRPDWGQLCLAPLHPQPLRVTRHPLIPAPVLGLLLLLLLSVLLLGQSPPPTWPHLQLCYLQPPPV from the exons TGTATCTCTGGGACCAgctggaggaggggagcctggggacgCTGCTGAGCTTAGAGGAGCAAATACTCAACTCGACGTTCGAAGCTTGTGACCCCCAGAGGACAG GTATCGTGACTGTGACCCACGTACTAGCCTACCTGGAGGCTGTGACAGGACGGGGCTCCCAGGATGCACGCCTCCAAACACTGGCCTGCAACCTGGACCCCAATGGAGAGGGCCCTCAGGCCACTGTGGACTTGGACACCTTCCTGGTTGTCATGCGGGATTGGATTGCTGCCTGTCAGTTGGATGG GGGATTAGAGCTGGAAGAGGAGACAGCCTTCGAGGGGGCCCTGACCTCCCAGCAACCGCCATCTG GATGCCCAGAAGCTGAGGAGCCAGCCAACCTGGAGAGCTTTGGAGGCGAAGACCCCAGACCTGAGCTGTACCTATTCTCTCCCCCGCTGCCCTCCAGCCTCCATGTCATAGGGCTTGGGGTCCTTCGGgagtgggtgagggatggggggaggggtgctgtgcTGATGGCTCCAGGAGAGCGGGGCAGTctgtcctgtttctctctctccagaagaACCTCatgtccccaccaccccctccccaacctgggAAAGGAGGTCGGAGCTGTGGCCAGTGacctgcccctccctgaccccaggcCCGCCACAGCTGACCTGCTGAGCAGCCTGGAGGACCTGGAGCTCAGCAACCGCAGGCTGGCCGGGGAGAACGCTAAGCTCCAGCGCAGCGTGGAGACAGCGGAGGAGGGATCTGCACGCCTCGGGGAGGAGATTGCAGCCCTGCGCAAGCAGCTTCGCAG tacccagcaggctctgcagtgtgcCAAGGCTGTGGATGAGGAGCTGGAGGATCTGAAGACTCTGGCCAAGAGCCTGGAGGAGCAGAATCGCAGCCTCCTGGCCCAGGCCCGACAGACG GAAAAGGAACAGCAGCATCTGGTGGCCGAGATGGAGACTCTGCAGGAGGAG AACGGGAAACTACTGGCTGAGCGGGACGGAGTGAAGAGGAGAAGTGAGGAGCTGGCCACAGAAAAGGACGCTTTGAAG CGGCAGCTCTTTGAGTGTGAACGCCTCATTTGCCAACGAGATGCTGTCCTCTCTGAG CGTACTCAACATGCAGAGAGTCTGGCCAAGACCTTGGAGGAGTACAGAACGATGACTCAG GAACTGAGGCTGGAAATCTCACACCTGGAGGAGCAGCTGAGTCAGATCCATGAGGGGCCGGATGA GCTACCGGAAGGGGCCCAGGTGAGAAGAGCGGGCTGGACCCAGGCGCTGCCCCCGTCACTGGGCGTGGAGATCCAGGCCATTCGGCAG AAACAAGAAGTGGCAGACTCCGCTCTCTCCAGCCCTCTCTGTGGAGTGTGGCAGTGGGAGGAGGTCATCATCGAGACTGAGACAGACGAGGAAGCTGAGTTTCCACCTGAAGCCCCAGCTGGGGCAGag AGAAACTTCCAGGGAGAGCCAGCGCACCctcaaggaggaaggaaggagcaatCGATGTG GTTACCCAGaagacaggaagaggaggaagcagagacccAGGTCAGG GCCAATCTCCCCATCCCTCTGGGAGACCCTCACCCTGGAGAcattccaggaagccttcctgagaG CCCTGCCAAGCCAGATCTGCAGCGAGCCCTGGTGCCTGTGGTGAAAGAGCTGGTCCCAGTCAGCAGGCCGGACTGGGGCCAGCTCTGCCTAgcccccctgcacccccagccGCTCAG GGTCACCCGGCACCCGCTGATCCCCGCTCCAgtcctggggctgctgctgctgctgcttctctctgtcttgctGCTGGGCCAGTCCCCACCTCCGACCTGGCCCCACCTTCAGCTCTGCTACCTTCAGCCGCCCCCAGTGTGA